A window from Pseudonocardia cypriaca encodes these proteins:
- the fbaA gene encoding class II fructose-bisphosphate aldolase gives MPIATPEIYNEMLDKAKSGEFAYPAINVTSSETLNAALRGFAEAESDGIVQFSTGGAEFASGGKVKDMVTGAVALAEFAHVVAKKYPVNIALHTDHCPKDKLDSYVRPLIAISQERVDRGENPLFQSHMWDGSATELHENLRIAAELLDSAVKAKIILEVEIGVVGGEEDGVANDINEKLYTAPGDYEDTVEALGGGEKGRYLLAATFGNVHGVYKPGNVKLRPEILKQGQEVATAKLGLPEGSKPFDLVFHGGSGSLLEEIHEAVGYGVVKMNIDTDTQYAFTRPIAAHMFTNYDGVLKVDGEVGNKKVYDPRSYMKAAEAAMAERVRLACENLKSTGTTLR, from the coding sequence GTGCCGATCGCCACCCCCGAGATCTACAACGAGATGCTGGACAAGGCCAAGAGCGGTGAGTTCGCCTACCCGGCCATCAACGTCACGAGCTCGGAGACGCTGAACGCCGCGCTGCGGGGCTTCGCCGAGGCGGAGAGCGACGGCATCGTGCAGTTCTCCACCGGCGGGGCGGAGTTCGCCTCCGGCGGCAAGGTCAAGGACATGGTCACGGGTGCCGTGGCGCTGGCCGAGTTCGCCCACGTGGTCGCGAAGAAGTACCCGGTCAACATCGCGCTGCACACCGACCACTGCCCGAAGGACAAGCTCGACAGTTACGTCCGCCCGCTGATCGCCATCAGCCAGGAGCGGGTCGACCGGGGCGAGAACCCGCTGTTCCAGTCGCACATGTGGGACGGCTCGGCCACCGAGCTGCACGAGAACCTGCGGATCGCCGCCGAGCTGCTCGACAGCGCGGTCAAGGCGAAGATCATCCTCGAGGTCGAGATCGGGGTCGTCGGCGGTGAGGAGGACGGCGTCGCCAACGACATCAACGAGAAGCTCTACACCGCGCCCGGTGACTACGAGGACACGGTCGAGGCCCTCGGCGGCGGTGAGAAGGGCCGGTACCTGCTCGCGGCCACCTTCGGCAACGTGCACGGCGTCTACAAGCCGGGCAACGTCAAGCTCCGCCCGGAGATCCTGAAGCAGGGCCAGGAGGTCGCCACCGCCAAGCTGGGGCTGCCGGAGGGCTCGAAGCCGTTCGACCTGGTCTTCCACGGCGGGTCGGGTTCGCTGCTCGAGGAGATCCACGAGGCCGTGGGCTACGGCGTCGTCAAGATGAACATCGACACCGACACCCAGTACGCCTTCACCCGCCCCATCGCCGCGCACATGTTCACCAACTACGACGGCGTGCTGAAGGTCGACGGCGAGGTGGGCAACAAGAAGGTCTACGACCCGCGCTCGTACATGAAGGCCGCCGAGGCCGCCATGGCAGAGCGGGTGCGCCTCGCCTGCGAGAACCTCAAGTCGACGGGCACCACTCTCCGATGA
- a CDS encoding HAD family hydrolase, translating to MPTDRQTLVFDADDTLWENNVLFERVIDAYLDWLAHPTLDRAATRAVLDEVERANVVVHGYGTASFLRSLHDCFERLSERPAGPAEAREIEELAAALVSHEVELVPGVAETLTELGGRHDLMMLTKGDPAEQQRKIDASGLAHHFASVHIVAEKHAGAYRSLVAEQGLVPDATWMIGNSPRSDILPARAAGLNAVFIPNQHTWVLEHDELDPTDEGVLHLEHFRALTEHF from the coding sequence GTGCCGACCGACCGACAGACGCTCGTCTTCGACGCCGACGACACCCTCTGGGAGAACAACGTCCTGTTCGAGCGGGTGATCGACGCCTACCTCGACTGGCTCGCCCACCCCACCCTCGACCGAGCCGCCACCCGGGCCGTGCTGGACGAGGTCGAGCGGGCGAACGTCGTCGTGCACGGGTACGGCACCGCGAGCTTCCTGCGCAGCCTGCACGACTGCTTCGAGCGGCTGAGCGAGCGTCCGGCCGGCCCGGCGGAGGCGCGGGAGATCGAGGAGCTCGCTGCGGCGCTCGTGTCGCACGAGGTGGAGCTCGTGCCCGGCGTCGCGGAGACGCTCACCGAGCTCGGCGGCCGCCACGACCTCATGATGCTCACGAAGGGCGACCCGGCCGAGCAGCAGCGCAAGATCGACGCCTCCGGTCTCGCCCACCACTTCGCGAGCGTGCACATCGTGGCCGAGAAGCACGCGGGCGCCTACCGCTCGCTCGTCGCGGAGCAGGGCCTCGTGCCGGACGCCACGTGGATGATCGGCAACTCGCCGCGATCGGACATCCTGCCGGCGCGCGCAGCCGGCCTGAACGCCGTCTTCATCCCCAACCAGCACACGTGGGTGCTGGAGCACGACGAGCTCGATCCCACCGACGAGGGCGTGCTGCACCTGGAGCACTTCCGCGCGCTGACGGAGCACTTCTGA
- a CDS encoding SigE family RNA polymerase sigma factor codes for MLRDGGGNAVEATLSRLRRLDARPEHAHAPGAPLTISDLYRDHRMRMVRLAILLVDDPSTAEDVVQEAFAGLHRHWSGLRDEAAAVGYLRTAVVNGSRSVLRRRRTARDYVPPHQVNARSAESLALLSAEHQAVVDALSTLPPRQREVLVLRYYGGLSEAEIAEATGISRGTVKSTASRALDAVARVMGSRA; via the coding sequence GTGCTGCGGGATGGCGGGGGAAATGCCGTCGAGGCCACGCTGTCGCGACTGCGACGCCTCGACGCGCGGCCCGAGCACGCCCACGCACCGGGCGCCCCCCTCACGATCTCCGACCTCTACCGCGACCACCGCATGCGGATGGTCCGCCTCGCCATCCTGCTCGTCGACGACCCGAGCACGGCGGAGGACGTCGTGCAGGAGGCGTTCGCCGGGTTGCACCGGCACTGGTCGGGACTGCGCGACGAGGCCGCGGCCGTCGGCTACCTGCGCACCGCGGTCGTCAACGGCTCGCGCTCGGTGCTGCGGCGCAGGCGCACCGCGCGCGACTACGTGCCCCCGCACCAGGTCAACGCCCGCTCGGCCGAGTCGCTCGCGCTGCTCTCCGCCGAGCACCAGGCCGTGGTCGACGCGCTCTCCACGCTGCCGCCCCGGCAGCGGGAGGTCCTGGTGCTGCGCTACTACGGCGGCCTGTCCGAGGCCGAGATCGCCGAGGCCACCGGGATCAGCCGCGGCACGGTCAAGTCCACGGCCAGCCGGGCCCTCGACGCCGTCGCGCGGGTGATGGGTTCGCGCGCTTAG
- a CDS encoding glycoside hydrolase family 76 protein — MAPGGVDWRARAGIAERAVVRRHVRRVGGVLPGTRIGRVRWPRRPPASLVPWHYWWQAHLLDCLLDAQLRAPSRSRATAIAALARSVRLRNGWSWLNRYYDDIAWLGLALQRAGTLVGRSGPSALPRIMHRLHDGWSESGGGGIWWRRDDDFKAAPANGPAAILLARDGQCAFAAAITDWMAETLLDPASGLVRDGVRIAADGTVRAVEPHIYTYNQGVYLGACVELAARDGHQRWTDRALAVVDAVRQRLAGPGGVLPGAGGGDGGLFAGITARYLADAALRVPELAVAARELVFANAEAVWKGRAEIGGGPVFSAEWRDPAPEPRAGLPEADLSVQLSGWMLLEAAARLQEA; from the coding sequence ATGGCTCCCGGGGGCGTCGACTGGAGGGCGCGGGCGGGCATCGCCGAGCGCGCTGTCGTCCGCCGGCACGTGCGCCGCGTCGGTGGCGTGCTTCCGGGCACCCGGATCGGGCGGGTCCGCTGGCCCCGCCGCCCGCCTGCCTCGCTCGTGCCGTGGCACTACTGGTGGCAGGCCCACCTGCTCGACTGCCTGCTCGACGCGCAGCTGCGGGCCCCGAGCCGGTCGCGGGCCACGGCCATCGCGGCGCTCGCCCGCAGCGTGCGGCTGCGCAACGGGTGGTCCTGGCTCAACCGCTACTACGACGACATCGCGTGGCTCGGCCTCGCCCTGCAGCGAGCGGGCACCCTGGTCGGGCGGTCCGGCCCGTCCGCGCTGCCCAGGATCATGCACCGGCTGCACGACGGGTGGAGCGAGAGCGGCGGCGGCGGGATCTGGTGGCGCCGCGACGACGACTTCAAGGCGGCCCCTGCCAACGGCCCGGCGGCCATCCTGCTGGCGCGCGACGGGCAGTGCGCGTTCGCCGCTGCCATCACCGACTGGATGGCCGAGACGCTCCTGGACCCCGCGTCCGGGCTGGTCCGCGACGGTGTGCGGATCGCGGCCGACGGCACCGTGCGCGCCGTCGAGCCGCACATCTACACCTACAACCAGGGCGTCTACCTCGGGGCGTGCGTGGAGCTCGCCGCCCGCGACGGCCACCAGCGCTGGACCGACCGGGCGCTCGCCGTCGTCGACGCCGTGCGGCAGCGGCTCGCCGGGCCCGGCGGCGTGCTGCCCGGGGCGGGCGGGGGCGACGGTGGCCTCTTCGCCGGCATCACGGCCCGCTACCTCGCCGACGCCGCCCTGCGCGTCCCCGAGCTGGCCGTCGCCGCGCGCGAGCTGGTGTTCGCCAACGCGGAGGCGGTCTGGAAGGGGCGGGCCGAGATCGGCGGCGGCCCGGTCTTCTCGGCCGAGTGGCGCGACCCGGCCCCCGAGCCGCGGGCCGGGCTGCCGGAGGCCGACCTGTCGGTGCAGCTGTCCGGCTGGATGCTCCTGGAGGCCGCCGCCCGCCTGCAGGAGGCCTGA
- a CDS encoding NUDIX domain-containing protein: MAVDPRVDPAVSVVFVCHDGHGRVLLARRGAGARDEPGTWDTGAGALEHGESFADAVRREVREEYTADALDVETIDVRNVLRAGSHWVAVLNAVRVDPEAAAIGEPHKFDELGWFPLDALPSPLHSQLPATIEAFARWVRSNG; this comes from the coding sequence ATGGCCGTCGACCCGCGCGTGGACCCGGCTGTGTCGGTCGTGTTCGTGTGTCACGACGGCCACGGGCGGGTGCTGCTGGCCCGGCGGGGTGCGGGCGCCCGCGACGAGCCCGGCACCTGGGACACCGGCGCCGGAGCCCTCGAACACGGCGAGTCGTTCGCCGACGCCGTCCGCCGGGAGGTGCGCGAGGAGTACACGGCCGATGCGCTCGACGTCGAGACGATCGACGTCCGCAACGTCCTGCGGGCCGGCTCGCACTGGGTGGCCGTCCTCAACGCCGTGCGCGTGGACCCGGAGGCCGCGGCGATCGGGGAGCCGCACAAGTTCGACGAGCTGGGCTGGTTCCCGCTCGACGCGCTGCCCTCTCCCCTGCACTCGCAGCTCCCGGCGACGATCGAGGCGTTCGCGAGGTGGGTTCGGAGCAACGGCTGA
- a CDS encoding TrmH family RNA methyltransferase gives MEELAGPSEWAAPGQVGVGPWPGGPASWPQDPRYDPELLEHGDARNVVDAYRYWRRDAVAADLVRRAHPFHVAIENFGHDHNIGTVVRTANAFAAAGVHIVGRRRWNRRGAMVTDRYLRVHHHEDVEALADFANTHNLAVVAVDNTPGAERIETARLPRECVLLFGQEGPGVTGEARAAAALTVSIAQFGSTRSINAGVAAGIAMHAWVRQHADLDAAW, from the coding sequence GTGGAGGAGCTGGCCGGGCCGAGCGAGTGGGCCGCGCCGGGGCAGGTCGGGGTGGGGCCGTGGCCGGGTGGCCCGGCATCGTGGCCCCAGGACCCCCGGTACGACCCCGAGCTGCTCGAGCACGGCGACGCGCGCAACGTCGTGGACGCGTACCGGTACTGGCGCCGCGACGCGGTGGCCGCGGACCTGGTGCGTCGTGCACACCCCTTCCACGTCGCCATCGAGAACTTCGGCCACGACCACAACATCGGCACGGTGGTGCGCACGGCCAATGCGTTCGCCGCCGCGGGTGTCCACATCGTCGGACGCAGGCGGTGGAACCGGCGTGGCGCGATGGTGACCGACCGCTACCTGCGGGTTCATCATCACGAGGACGTGGAAGCCCTCGCGGATTTCGCGAACACCCACAACCTCGCCGTGGTGGCTGTGGACAACACCCCGGGAGCCGAGCGGATCGAGACCGCGCGACTGCCACGGGAATGCGTGCTGCTCTTCGGTCAGGAGGGCCCGGGCGTCACGGGCGAAGCCCGGGCCGCCGCCGCGCTGACCGTCTCGATCGCGCAGTTCGGCTCCACCCGGTCGATCAACGCGGGGGTGGCGGCGGGCATCGCCATGCACGCCTGGGTCCGGCAGCACGCCGACCTCGACGCCGCCTGGTGA
- a CDS encoding ferredoxin reductase family protein, with product MDQRLLRATWLGGLGVIISAPSLAYLALSSSGGFWHRLSVLTGLLALSALVCAAVLPSRLRSLNRAFGIESVIDVHRFFGVTTAALVFAHLACVVAASPSNITLLDLTTAPGRAKAATISTLALVALAGLTVLRNQARLSYELWKWSHVTLAATALVAAALHVWLLDQLMRDAVIGPMLTLIALALGIVFGHRWVWRPMFDPSTEFVVRDIRRENHTVSTLVLVPCSRDGRPATSWAFAPGQFAWIRLDRSVMAQEHPFTIASSAHSDATEFTIRHTGDFTRALRRLPIGATVWVDGPHGAFTNDVETSACFVMIAGGVGITPMMSMLRTAAHRRDPRTYRLIVVASKPEDLLFRAELAELRGVLDLEVTEVLRRPVEGWSGPTGDVSAELLSMVVGRAHHPTEVDYFICGPPALVSDAVSALDILGAPADHVHTEQFDMA from the coding sequence ATGGACCAGCGGCTACTGCGTGCAACGTGGTTGGGCGGGCTCGGGGTGATCATAAGCGCCCCCTCGCTCGCCTACCTCGCGCTGTCGTCGTCCGGTGGGTTCTGGCACCGGCTCTCGGTTCTCACCGGTCTGCTCGCGCTCTCGGCACTCGTCTGCGCGGCCGTGCTGCCGTCCCGACTGCGCTCGCTGAACCGCGCGTTCGGCATCGAGTCGGTGATCGACGTGCACCGCTTCTTCGGCGTGACCACCGCGGCGCTGGTGTTCGCCCACCTCGCCTGCGTGGTGGCCGCCAGCCCGTCCAACATCACCCTGCTCGACCTCACCACCGCTCCGGGTCGGGCGAAGGCGGCCACCATCTCGACGCTCGCGCTCGTCGCGCTGGCCGGGCTGACCGTGCTGCGGAACCAGGCCCGGTTGTCGTACGAGCTGTGGAAGTGGTCGCACGTCACGCTCGCAGCCACCGCGCTCGTCGCCGCGGCCCTGCACGTCTGGCTGCTCGACCAGCTCATGCGCGATGCCGTGATCGGCCCGATGCTCACGCTGATCGCACTGGCGCTGGGGATCGTGTTCGGGCACCGCTGGGTGTGGCGCCCGATGTTCGACCCGTCCACCGAGTTCGTCGTCCGCGACATCCGGCGCGAGAACCACACGGTGAGCACGCTGGTCCTCGTCCCGTGCAGCCGTGACGGCCGGCCGGCGACGTCCTGGGCGTTCGCCCCCGGCCAGTTCGCCTGGATCCGCCTGGACCGCTCCGTGATGGCCCAGGAGCACCCGTTCACGATCGCGTCGAGCGCCCACTCGGACGCCACCGAGTTCACGATCCGCCACACCGGTGACTTCACCCGCGCGCTGCGCCGCCTCCCCATCGGCGCCACCGTGTGGGTGGACGGTCCGCACGGCGCCTTCACCAACGACGTCGAGACGTCAGCATGCTTCGTCATGATCGCCGGCGGTGTCGGCATCACCCCGATGATGAGCATGCTGCGCACCGCCGCCCACAGGCGCGATCCGCGGACCTACCGCCTCATCGTCGTCGCGAGCAAGCCGGAGGACCTGTTGTTCCGGGCCGAGCTCGCCGAGCTGAGGGGCGTACTCGACCTCGAGGTCACCGAGGTGCTGCGTCGGCCGGTGGAGGGCTGGTCGGGACCCACCGGCGACGTCAGCGCAGAGCTGCTCTCGATGGTGGTCGGCCGCGCCCACCACCCCACTGAAGTGGACTACTTCATCTGCGGCCCACCCGCCCTCGTCAGCGATGCCGTCAGCGCCCTCGACATCCTCGGCGCTCCTGCGGACCACGTGCACACCGAACAGTTCGACATGGCTTGA
- a CDS encoding DUF4262 domain-containing protein has product MEHTASTHQADQYGAWQRDTIRRHGWALQPMPGDEDGPSYVYTIGLSGFGHPELILFATPPAVAARVLNDLGELVRLGRGLAPGERVRLHNGDVHLLTFPESADWLFVANDLYRAPGAPPVPALLVVPADELTPV; this is encoded by the coding sequence ATGGAGCACACCGCATCCACCCACCAGGCCGACCAGTACGGCGCCTGGCAGCGCGACACGATCCGTCGCCACGGCTGGGCACTGCAGCCCATGCCCGGCGACGAGGACGGCCCGTCGTACGTCTACACGATCGGTCTGTCCGGCTTCGGCCACCCCGAGCTCATCCTCTTCGCCACCCCTCCCGCCGTTGCCGCACGAGTGCTCAACGACCTGGGCGAGCTGGTCCGCCTGGGCCGCGGACTCGCACCGGGCGAGCGGGTCCGCCTGCACAACGGCGACGTCCACCTGCTCACGTTCCCCGAGTCGGCCGACTGGCTCTTCGTGGCCAACGACCTGTACCGCGCGCCAGGGGCGCCGCCGGTTCCGGCGCTGCTCGTGGTGCCGGCCGACGAGCTGACACCGGTCTGA
- a CDS encoding DedA family protein, producing the protein MTDVLPQLALAGPLDQAGPITVWAVVLVFVFLECAFIVGMFLPGDSLLLAAGVVLANGAHETSAWTLGFVAAAVAVAGNQVGYLVGRYAGTRMLARREGRILNRTNLDRAAAFFDRWGFWAIVVARWLPWVRTLAPMVAGAARMDNRRYILANAVGALLWVPTLIMLGYYGAGLLESVPWLKEAATILAVGFFVVGSGYGLYRYLQDVRKPVDETAPHPEDRPDLRDAA; encoded by the coding sequence GTGACCGACGTGCTGCCGCAGCTCGCCCTCGCCGGCCCGCTCGACCAGGCGGGCCCGATCACGGTGTGGGCCGTCGTCCTCGTCTTCGTCTTCCTCGAGTGCGCGTTCATCGTCGGGATGTTCCTGCCCGGCGACTCCCTCCTGCTGGCGGCCGGAGTCGTGCTCGCCAACGGCGCCCACGAGACCAGCGCGTGGACGCTCGGGTTCGTGGCGGCGGCCGTGGCCGTGGCGGGCAACCAGGTGGGCTACCTCGTCGGCCGCTACGCGGGCACCCGCATGCTCGCCCGGCGGGAGGGCCGCATCCTCAACCGCACCAACCTCGACCGGGCCGCCGCGTTCTTCGACCGCTGGGGCTTCTGGGCCATCGTGGTGGCCCGCTGGCTGCCGTGGGTGCGCACCCTCGCCCCGATGGTCGCCGGCGCTGCCCGCATGGACAACCGCCGCTACATCCTGGCCAACGCCGTCGGCGCGCTCCTGTGGGTGCCCACGCTGATCATGCTCGGCTACTACGGCGCAGGCCTCCTCGAGAGCGTCCCGTGGCTCAAGGAGGCGGCCACGATCCTCGCCGTCGGGTTCTTCGTCGTCGGCAGCGGCTACGGCCTCTACCGGTACCTGCAGGACGTGCGCAAGCCCGTGGACGAGACCGCACCGCACCCGGAGGACCGCCCCGACCTGCGCGACGCCGCCTGA
- a CDS encoding DedA family protein, with amino-acid sequence MTLALGPEWLQPDTIISWLGPWALVGLALIIFAECGLLLGFFLPGDSLLFTAGLFVAQGAIDAPLWLVCTILVAAAVIGNATGYWVGYKAGPAIFDKPQSRLFKPEHVVKTQGFFDKYGNRAIVLARFVPIVRTFITVMAGVGRMDARRYFTYSVIGGVVWAAGVTVLGFWLGQFAFVRANIELMLILIVALSVLPIFVELLRARRKPGRQAA; translated from the coding sequence GTGACCCTCGCACTCGGCCCGGAGTGGCTGCAGCCCGACACGATCATCTCGTGGCTCGGGCCGTGGGCGCTCGTGGGCCTCGCTCTGATCATCTTCGCGGAGTGCGGCCTGCTGCTCGGCTTCTTCCTGCCCGGTGACTCGCTGCTGTTCACCGCGGGGCTCTTCGTCGCGCAGGGCGCGATCGACGCACCGCTGTGGCTGGTGTGCACGATCCTGGTGGCCGCCGCCGTCATCGGCAACGCCACCGGTTACTGGGTGGGGTACAAGGCGGGGCCGGCGATCTTCGACAAGCCGCAGTCCCGCTTGTTCAAGCCCGAGCACGTCGTGAAGACACAGGGCTTCTTCGACAAGTACGGCAACCGCGCCATCGTGCTCGCGCGGTTCGTGCCGATCGTGCGCACCTTCATCACGGTCATGGCCGGTGTCGGCCGGATGGACGCGCGCCGCTACTTCACCTACTCCGTGATCGGCGGCGTCGTGTGGGCCGCGGGCGTCACCGTCCTCGGCTTCTGGCTGGGCCAGTTCGCGTTCGTGCGCGCGAACATCGAGCTGATGCTGATCCTCATCGTCGCGCTCTCGGTGCTGCCGATCTTCGTCGAACTGCTGCGCGCGCGGCGCAAGCCGGGCAGGCAGGCGGCGTAA